The Haloplanus sp. CK5-1 genome segment GGAAGGGGAGAGTCACCGCCTTCCCGAAGCGGTAGTTCTGGAGCCCGGTGAGGCCGCTCGCGGCCGACGCCGCGGAGACGCCGTGGATCACTCGGGTGTCGATCCCACGGTCGATGGCCCGCAGGCGGAGGTCGACGTGGGTCGTCGAGATCATCGAGTCGCCGGCGGTCAGGAAGACGGCGTCGCCCTCGGCGGCGGCGTCCAAGATGGGTGTGGGATCACGCTCGACGCCGGCGCGGTCTCGCACCGCGATGTCGACGCCGTGGTGGGCTTCGAGGTCCGGGACGGACGTCCCGACGAGGCGACTGGTGTAGAACTCCGCGAAGGCGCGGTCGGCCCGACGGAGGGCGTCCCGTCCCTCGACCGTGATCGACCGCTCGTCGTAGAGACCGAGGCCGACGAAGGTGAGCATACGGGTCGTGGGGGACGGGGCCGGTTAAGCGTGGGCGATCCGCTCTGCTTCGCTCTGCTCCGCTCCGAGTTACTGCCGTCTCGCGCGCGCCTGCCGGACGTCGGCGCCGTCGCGGACCAAATCCTCGCAGTTCGGGCAGACGCGCGGTTCGGTCATTCCGGTCGGCGCGAACACTCGGACGTAGTCGTCGGTGACGAACGAGCCACAGTTCTGACAGCTCGGCATACGTGCCAAACAGGGATATCGGCCGGTATGTACGTTACGGCTATCGGCGTGTCGACCCCGACGATTCGGGCGACGACCGCCGCCCAAAGGCACAAATCCACCGGGATGTTACCCCGTCCATGGTCACCTTTCTCGCCGGCGGGACGGGCACGCCAAAACTGCTTGACGGGGTCGACGCCGCCTTCGACCCCGCGGCGGTGACGGTCGTCGCCAACACCGGCGACGACGTGGAACTCGGCGGCCACCTCGTCTGTCCCGACCTCGACACCGTCCTCTTTCAGGGCGGCGGCGTCCTCGACCGCGAGACGTGGTGGGGGATCGACGGCGACACGACCGCGACCCACGACGAACTCGGCCGCTTGGCGTCGGCCGTCGACCTCGAAGCGGGACCGCGCTATCTGCCCCCGGAGCGCCAGACCGAGGGCAGACGGCTGGCCCGGTGGCGGCGCTTCTCCGCCGTCGCGGAGTTCATGGAGATCGGCGACCGCGACCGGGCGGTCCACCTCACCCGAACCAGCCTCCTCGACGAGGGAGACACCCTCACCGAGGTCACCCGACTGCTCGCCGACGCCTTCGACCTCGATTCGACGCTCCTCCCGATGAGCGACGACCCCGTCGCGACGATCGTCCACACCGAGGCGGGCGCGATGCACTTCCAGGAGTACTGGGTCGCACGCCGCGCCGCCCCGACAGTCGTCGACGTGAAGTTCCGGGGAGCCGAGACCGCCGAACCGACGCCCGAGGTGCTCGACGCGCTCTCCGATCCGGTCGTGATCGGCCCCTCCAACCCCGTCACGAGCGTCGGGCCGATCCGCGCGCTCCCGGGGGTCGACGAGGCCCTCGACGCCACGCCGGTCGTCGCCGTCTCCCCCTTCGTCGAGGACGAGGTGTTCTCCGGCCCGGCCGCCGAGTTGATGCGCGGCGTCGGGCGCGACCCCTCGACCGCCGGCGTCGCCGCCGCCTACCCCTTCGTCGACGCGTTCGTCCTCGACGCCGACGACGGGACCGACCTCGCCCGGCCGGTCGTCCACACCGACACCCGAATCGACGACACCGACGACGCCCGGCGGGTGGTCAGCGCCGTCGCGGACGCCCTCGCGGAGGCCCCGTGATGCTCGCCCTCGCCAGTCTCAGCGGGGTGGCCGACGCGGCGTGGGCACGGGACGGGACGCCCCACGCCGACCTCGCCGTCCTCGGCGGCATCGCCCTCGACGACGCCTCGCAGTCGGCCGCACGGGACCTGGTCGCCCGCGGCCGCGAGGAGTTCCTCCCCGCCGACCCCCTCGCGTTCGTCGACGACCAACTCGACGCCCTCGCCGACGCCCCGATCCGGGCGGGAATGAACGTCCGGAGCGCGACCGTCGATCCGGTCCGCGAGGCCGCGGAGATCTGTGCCGCCCACGACGCTCTCCTCGAGATCAACGCCCACTGTCGACAGGACGAGCTCCGCGCGGTCGGCTGTGGCGAGACGCTCCTCCGCGACGCCGACCGACTGGCGCGGTACGTCGCCGCCGCGAGCGACACCGGGACGACCGTGAGCGTGAAGGTGCGGGCGGAGGTCGAGGGTGTCGACCTCCCGACGGTGGCCTCGCGACTCGCGGACGCGGGTGCGGACGTCCTCCACGTCGACGCGATGGACTCCGAACCCGTCGTCGCCGACGTCGCCGCCGCTGCACCCGATCTCTTCCTCCTCGCCAACAACGGCGTCCGCGACCGGGCGACCGCGTGGGAGTATCTCGCCTACGGCGCGGACGGCGTCAGCGTCGGCCGGGCGAGCGACGATCCGGCAGTCCTCCGGCGGGTGGCCCGCACCGTCGACGACTGGCAGCGACGCGAGGGGGACAGCGACGGGGTCGACCCCACACTCGACGGCCCGGAGGTGACGCGGTGACCCGACGCGACCATCCCCGTCCCGACGTGACGCCGGTCGACCACGCCGAACTCGCCTTACTGTTGGAGGTGGCGAGTACGCCCAAGCCGGGCAACGTCGACAGGCACCGCGAGTACGACGACCTCCGGTTCGAGCACTTCCTCGCGGGAGCGGTCGGCTCCCGGCCGGGACTCCGGATGGCTGCCGACGCCGACGCCGACGCCGACGCCGACGCCGACGCCGACGCCGACGCCGACGCGACCCCCGGCCTCGGCGACGCCTTCGAGCGCGCGGTCCGGGGAATGAGCCAACAGGACGGCGACAACACGCAGTTCGGCTGTCTCCTCCTCCTCTGTCCGCTGGTGCGTGCGGCCGCCACGGATCGCTTATCGCCGTCGGGAGTCGCGAGTGTCGCCGAGGCGACGACCGTCGAGGACGCCGCGGCCTTCTACCGCGCGTTCGACCACGTCGACGTGGCGGTCGGCGACCCGCCGCCCGAGGCCGACGCCCTCGACGTGCGACGCGGCGGCGACGCGGTGCCGACACTCCGGGACCGCGGGCTGACCCTCGCCGACGTGATGGCCCTGAGCGCGGACCGGGACGGCAACGCCCACGAGTGGGCGACGGGCTTCGAGCGCACCTTCCGGGCCGCCGACCGCGTCCTCAACGACGAGGGCCCGGTCTCGGACCGACTCGCGCGGGTCTTCCTCGCTCTCCTCGCGGAGCGACCGGACACGCTCGTGGCGGTCGAACACGGCGAGGAGCGGGCGCGGGCGGTGAGCCGGCGCGCCGCGGCGGTGCAGGGTGACCTCGACGCCGCGGCGGACCTGGCCGACGCGTTCCACGAGGAGGGGATCAACCCCGGGACGACGGCGGATCTGGTCGCGGCGGCGGCCTTCGTCGCGCTCGAACGGGGGGTGCGGGTGTGAGCGACGAGTCGACTCCCGACGGATGGCCGGTCGCGCTCCGTGGCGTCACCGAGTCCGTGGTGGCGACGCTCGGACCGAACGACCGCTGGAACCAGGCGGCGCTCGGCCTCCACGCCCCCGACGACGGCGGTCCAGTCACGGCGGTGACGTGGGGTCGAACCCGGACTCGCGGCAACTTCGAGCGACGGGACGGTGGCGTCGTCCAGTTCACGACCGATCCCCGCGAGTTCGTCGACGCCGCACTCGACGTGACCGAAACCGAGGAACCGGTTCGGGACGGCGCGGCCGCGTGGGTCGAGGTGGACGCCGAGCGGGTGGCCGAGGGCGAAGACGGCGGGACCGAGTGGATCCGCTGGGCGCTCACGCCCCGGTCGTCGAGCGTCGTCGAGCGGACGGTGCCGACGATCAACCGCGGGTTCTACGCCGTCGTCGACGCGACGGTCGCCGCCTCACGACTCGACGTGTCGGCCTACGACACCGCGGCCCTGCTCGATCGACTCGCGTACTTCGCGGAGACGGTCGAGCGGTGTGGCGGGCATCGGGAGCGGACGGCGTTCGCCCGGATCGACGACCTGACCGACTGGCGCGACCGGAACGAATCGCTTTAGTGGCCCACCCGCCCAACGTACCGACATGGCGATCAAACCCAAGTACGTCAAACAGCTCGGTGGGCTCCTCTTGGAGCGGTATCCCGAGGCGTTCAACGCCGACTTCGAGACGAACAAGGAGAGCGTATCGAAGTTGACCAACGTCGAATCGAAGGGCGTTCGCAACCGGATCGCGGGCTACATCACGCGGAAGAACGCTGGCCCGGCGCAGGGTTCCTGAACCGGCCGTCTTCTCGAAGTTCTCTTCGGCTCGTAGCGTCGGCTCACTCCGGGCGTTTGAGCTCGACGGTGAACACGACGCCGCTCGGTTCGTTGGCGTCGGCCCACACCCGACCGTCGTACTCCCGGACGAGGACGTCGACGATGGACAGCCCGAACCCACCCCAGTCGCGGGCGTGGCCGTAACGTTCCTCCCCGAACAGTTCGGTCCGTCGCTCCGGCTGGATGCCGTCGCCGTCGTCGGCGACGGTGACCGTGACCGTCTCCGGTTCGGCCTCGACCCCGACGGTGACGGTGACTGCGGCGGGGTCGTTGTGTTCGACTGCGTTCGTCAGCAGGTTGTCGAACACCGTCTCCAGCATGTCGTCGGCGCGGACGCGGAGTTCCCCGTCCGGAGGTGTGTACTCGACGGTCGCGTCCGGATACGACTCCCGGACGGACGCGACGGCATCCTCGAGGGGATCCGATGGGTCGATACACCGGTCGACCTCCACGTCGACCGCGAGGCGACGTGCGGTCTGGACGAGGTCGACCACCTCCTCGCTCCGGTGGCGGATCACGTCGAAGTCAGCCTGCCGGTCCTCCGGCACCGACGGTTCGAGCGCGTCGAGTTTCGCCATCACGAGGTTCATGCCGTTGAGGACGTTGTGTCTGAGCAGCCGGTTGAGAAACCGGACGCGAGCCCGCTCCTCGACGACTTCGGCCTCGCGTTCGGCGCGGTCGGTTACGTCGTGGAGTGCCGACAGGTGGTAGCCGGGCAGGACGTTCGCCGTGGCGGCGAAGGCGACGGTCCGCGTCTCGCCGTCCGGCCGCAGGAGGTCGATTTCGCCCCGCCGTCGGTCCTCGTCGGCGAACGGAGCGTCGCTGTCGAGGAAGTCGCCGACGTGCATGCCGATCAGTTCCGACCGCGGGAGCCCGAACAGATCCGCCGCAGCCGGGTTCGCGGCCACGTACCGTCCCTCGTCGTCGGTGATCACGAGGGCGTCGAGCGTTCCCTCGAACACCGCCCGGAACTGGCGTTCCCGGCGGCTCAGCCGTTCGTGTCGGCATCTCGCGCGCACGTCGTACCGGCTGACGAGGAGGCCACCGACGGCGCCGAAGGCCGCCAGTTCGTACACGAGAAACAGCGGCGAGTCGACGACGTGGCCGTGGCTGGCAGCGGCGAGTCGACGACGTGGCCGTGGCTGGCGTGGAGCGTGACGATGTACAGCGAGCCGACGCCCACCGCCCCGAACCCGGTCGCCACCCAGAACGCCGTCACCGGCGGCGCAGGGGGGTCCGCCTCGTAGTAGAGCCACACCGACGTTCCGACCAGAATCGCTCCGAACACCAACGGCACCGCGTCGCCCAACACCCCTTCGACCGATCCACCGTGTCGGAGCAGGTGGTACAGGGGAGTGCCGAGGAGGACGACGCCGACGGCGAGGACGACACCACTCCCGAGACGACGGCGACGCCGAGCCGACACGTCGGGGACGACCGAATCCAGCCAGCCGGTCAGTCCCGCCTGCGTCGGTCGCTCGCCGAGGAGACCGGCGAAGGCGTCCTCGCCGGGCCGCCCGACGGTCACGTCGTCGGTTCCCCCGTATCGTTCGCTCATTCGATCCTGTGGGCGGCTACACGTGATGGCCCTATATGCGTACGGGTACTATTCACCTGACAGACACGTCGGAGCGTCGCTCCGGGCCGATCAGAGGCGGTCGGCCCGGCCGGCAGCGGTCCACTCGTCGGTCGGTGTCCCGTCGGTGACCCGGACCGACTGCCCTTGGAGGGTCGCGAGTCGGCCGGCGAAGACCCACCGGCCGTCGGCCCAAGTGTCGGCCTCTTCGTCCGCTGTGGCGGCCGCGGCGAGGTAGCCGTCGCGAACGTGTGCGCCCACGGCGGCCGCGATGGCCGCGGCCTCCTCGTCGTCGGCGTCCTCCGGGACGTCGAGGTCGAGGTCGGGAGCGGGCGTTCGGGCCATCAGATCGGGATGTTGCCGTGTTTCTTCTCGGGCGGGTTCTCGCGTTTGGTCTTGAGCATGTGGAGGTCGTCGACGAGGCGCGTCCGGGTCTCCTGTGGTTCGATGACGTCGTCGATGAACCCCCGGTCGGCGGCGGTGTAGGGGTTGGCGAACTCCTCGCGGTACTCCGCGACGAGGTCGGCTCGGCGGGCCTCGGGGTCGTCGGCCGCGTCGAGTTCGTCGCTGTAGAGGATGTTCACTGCGCCCTCCGGGCCCATCACCGCGAGTTCGGCGGTGGGCCACGCGTAGTTCACGTCCGCGCCGAGGTGTTTCGACGCCATGACGCAGTAGGCGCCGCCGTAGGCCTTCCGCGTGATGACGGTGAGGAGTGGAACGGTCGCCTCGGAGAAGGCGTAGAGGAGTTTCGCGCCGTGGCGGATGATCCCCCGGTGTTCCTGGTCGGTGCCGGGCATGTACCCCGGCACGTCGACGAAGGTGACGATGGGGACGTTGAACGCGTCACAGAAGCGGACGAACCGCGAGGCCTTCATGCTGGCGTCGACGGTCAGCGTCCCGGCGTTCGACCGGGGTTGGTTGGCGACGACGCCGACGGAGTGGCCGTCGAGGCGGCCGAACCCGACGACGACGTTTCTCGCCCAGTCGGCGTGAATCTCGAAGAACGAGCCCTCGTCGACGACGCCACCGATCACGTCCCGCATGTCGTAGGGTTTCCGTGGCTGATCGGGGACGACGTCGGTGAGTTCGTCCGCCGAGCGGTCCGGGTCGTCCCACGGGTCGACCCGTGGCGGGTCCTCGACGTTGTTCTGGGGGAGATAGGAGAGCAGACGGCGGATATTGTCGAGTGCCGTCTCCTCGTCCTCGTAGGCGCCGTGGGCGACACCCGTCTTCGAGGCGTGGGTGGCCGCCCCGCCGAGTTCCTCGAAGGTCACCTCCTCGCCGGTGACCGTCTCGATCACGTCCGGGCCGGTGATGAACATGTGACTGGTGTCGCTGACCATGAACACGAAGTCCGTGATCGCGGGGGAGTAGACCGCACCGCCGGCACAGGGGCCCATGATCCCCGATATCTGTGGGACGACGCCGCTCGCCCGTTCGTTGCGGTGGAAGATGTCGGTGTAGCCCGCGAGGCTCCGGACGCCCTCCTGAATGCGCGCCCCCGCGGAGTCGTTGAGGCCGACGATCGGTGCGCCGACGTCCATCGCCTTGTCCATCACTTTACAGATCTTCTCGGCCATCACCTCGCCGAGCGACCCGCCGAAGACGGTGAAGTCGTGGGCGAAGACGAACGTCTTGCGGCCGTTCACGTCGCCGTACCCCGTGACAACACCGTCGCCGGGGAGTCGTTTCTCTTCCATGCCGAACTTGTGGGTTCGGTGGGTGCGGAACTGGTCGAACTCGGTGAACGTGCCGTCGTCGAGGAAGTAGTCGACCCGCTCGCGGGCGGTCATCTTCCCTTTCGCGTGTTGGGACTCGATGCGGTCCTCGCCGCCGCCGAGGAGGGCCCGCGCCCGCTTCTCGCGAAGCTCCTCGATGCGGTCCTCCATGGTCATGGTCGACCACCTATCATCGTACGATAGAGGTTCGACCGGCGGCAAAAGGATTCCGACGCCGGGATCAGACCGCGGCCCGCCGACGTCGGAGGCCGACGAGGGTCGCGCCAACGGCGACGCCCACGACGCCGACGGCGGCGCCAACCGTCGGCCAGAAGCCGACGCGCCCGTCGACGCCGGCGGTCGTCAGCAGCGTGAACACGAGGAACGTGGGGATGGCGACGCCGACGGCGAACAGCCACGGCGTCGCGAGGCGGGACGCGAACGCCCCGGCACCGGTCAGGTACTCCTCGATCGCGTCGCGGCCGAGCACCCACCCCGCAAAGAGGAGGAAGGCGATCAGGCCGACGGTGAGCAACAGGTCGACGAGGGTGCCCGCGACGAAGTCGAAGAGGCCCGGTCGGAGCGCAGTGACGCTTCCGGTCGTCGCGATCAGTGCGAGGAGCGACCCGACCGCCCGTCGCCGCGACCACCCTCCTTCGTCGACGAGGACGGCGACGGGGATCTCCAGCATGCTGATCGAACTCGACAACGCAGCGAGGGTGACGACGCCGAAGAAGACGACTGCCAGTGCTTCGCCGCCGGGGAGGGCGGCGAAGGCGCCGGCGATACCGACGAACAGCGCCCCGGGGCCGCCCGTCCCGGGGTCGACGCCCTGCGAGAACAGCAGGGGGAAGACGACGAGGCCGGCGAGGACGCCGACGCCCGTGTTGAGCAGGGCGATGACCGACCCGTCGAAGGGGAGCGAGCGATCCTCGTCGAGGTAGGACGCGTAGGTGATCATCGTCCCGGCACCGACCGAGAGGGTAAAGAGTGCCTGTCC includes the following:
- a CDS encoding 30S ribosomal protein S17e, yielding MAIKPKYVKQLGGLLLERYPEAFNADFETNKESVSKLTNVESKGVRNRIAGYITRKNAGPAQGS
- a CDS encoding tRNA-dihydrouridine synthase, giving the protein MLALASLSGVADAAWARDGTPHADLAVLGGIALDDASQSAARDLVARGREEFLPADPLAFVDDQLDALADAPIRAGMNVRSATVDPVREAAEICAAHDALLEINAHCRQDELRAVGCGETLLRDADRLARYVAAASDTGTTVSVKVRAEVEGVDLPTVASRLADAGADVLHVDAMDSEPVVADVAAAAPDLFLLANNGVRDRATAWEYLAYGADGVSVGRASDDPAVLRRVARTVDDWQRREGDSDGVDPTLDGPEVTR
- a CDS encoding sodium-dependent transporter gives rise to the protein MARETWATRSGFILAAAGSAVGLGNIWRFPWMTAENGGSAFLVVYLLIILAVGVPGLLGEFVIGRRARRNPVGALHDLSGSRRWAAVGGLSALTGVALLSFYSVVGGWILRYLLVSLVGPFTGGAAYLADPGAYFGSVSFGAHAVAYHLLFLGVTGAIVLGGVRRGIELGTKVMVPAVLVLLVGMAAWVSTRSGTGAGYDFFLAFDLDGLRENLFAVLGPAAGQALFTLSVGAGTMITYASYLDEDRSLPFDGSVIALLNTGVGVLAGLVVFPLLFSQGVDPGTGGPGALFVGIAGAFAALPGGEALAVVFFGVVTLAALSSSISMLEIPVAVLVDEGGWSRRRAVGSLLALIATTGSVTALRPGLFDFVAGTLVDLLLTVGLIAFLLFAGWVLGRDAIEEYLTGAGAFASRLATPWLFAVGVAIPTFLVFTLLTTAGVDGRVGFWPTVGAAVGVVGVAVGATLVGLRRRRAAV
- a CDS encoding acc operon protein; its protein translation is MARTPAPDLDLDVPEDADDEEAAAIAAAVGAHVRDGYLAAAATADEEADTWADGRWVFAGRLATLQGQSVRVTDGTPTDEWTAAGRADRL
- a CDS encoding acyl-CoA carboxylase subunit beta, whose product is MEDRIEELREKRARALLGGGEDRIESQHAKGKMTARERVDYFLDDGTFTEFDQFRTHRTHKFGMEEKRLPGDGVVTGYGDVNGRKTFVFAHDFTVFGGSLGEVMAEKICKVMDKAMDVGAPIVGLNDSAGARIQEGVRSLAGYTDIFHRNERASGVVPQISGIMGPCAGGAVYSPAITDFVFMVSDTSHMFITGPDVIETVTGEEVTFEELGGAATHASKTGVAHGAYEDEETALDNIRRLLSYLPQNNVEDPPRVDPWDDPDRSADELTDVVPDQPRKPYDMRDVIGGVVDEGSFFEIHADWARNVVVGFGRLDGHSVGVVANQPRSNAGTLTVDASMKASRFVRFCDAFNVPIVTFVDVPGYMPGTDQEHRGIIRHGAKLLYAFSEATVPLLTVITRKAYGGAYCVMASKHLGADVNYAWPTAELAVMGPEGAVNILYSDELDAADDPEARRADLVAEYREEFANPYTAADRGFIDDVIEPQETRTRLVDDLHMLKTKRENPPEKKHGNIPI
- a CDS encoding PAS domain-containing sensor histidine kinase; amino-acid sequence: MYELAAFGAVGGLLVSRYDVRARCRHERLSRRERQFRAVFEGTLDALVITDDEGRYVAANPAAADLFGLPRSELIGMHVGDFLDSDAPFADEDRRRGEIDLLRPDGETRTVAFAATANVLPGYHLSALHDVTDRAEREAEVVEERARVRFLNRLLRHNVLNGMNLVMAKLDALEPSVPEDRQADFDVIRHRSEEVVDLVQTARRLAVDVEVDRCIDPSDPLEDAVASVRESYPDATVEYTPPDGELRVRADDMLETVFDNLLTNAVEHNDPAAVTVTVGVEAEPETVTVTVADDGDGIQPERRTELFGEERYGHARDWGGFGLSIVDVLVREYDGRVWADANEPSGVVFTVELKRPE
- a CDS encoding DUF447 domain-containing protein codes for the protein MSDESTPDGWPVALRGVTESVVATLGPNDRWNQAALGLHAPDDGGPVTAVTWGRTRTRGNFERRDGGVVQFTTDPREFVDAALDVTETEEPVRDGAAAWVEVDAERVAEGEDGGTEWIRWALTPRSSSVVERTVPTINRGFYAVVDATVAASRLDVSAYDTAALLDRLAYFAETVERCGGHRERTAFARIDDLTDWRDRNESL
- a CDS encoding DUF7563 family protein; protein product: MPSCQNCGSFVTDDYVRVFAPTGMTEPRVCPNCEDLVRDGADVRQARARRQ
- the dph5 gene encoding diphthine synthase → MLTFVGLGLYDERSITVEGRDALRRADRAFAEFYTSRLVGTSVPDLEAHHGVDIAVRDRAGVERDPTPILDAAAEGDAVFLTAGDSMISTTHVDLRLRAIDRGIDTRVIHGVSAASAASGLTGLQNYRFGKAVTLPFPRAHGGDAVPASVVESVASNRDRGLHTLVYLDIKVDDCRGADAGETYMAADRAAELLAEEWPDRLAVAVARAGSPDPVVVADRLSALADRSFGDPLHLLVIPGEIHHVEADALRTLAGAPADLLPDD
- a CDS encoding triphosphoribosyl-dephospho-CoA synthase, with product MTRRDHPRPDVTPVDHAELALLLEVASTPKPGNVDRHREYDDLRFEHFLAGAVGSRPGLRMAADADADADADADADADADATPGLGDAFERAVRGMSQQDGDNTQFGCLLLLCPLVRAAATDRLSPSGVASVAEATTVEDAAAFYRAFDHVDVAVGDPPPEADALDVRRGGDAVPTLRDRGLTLADVMALSADRDGNAHEWATGFERTFRAADRVLNDEGPVSDRLARVFLALLAERPDTLVAVEHGEERARAVSRRAAAVQGDLDAAADLADAFHEEGINPGTTADLVAAAAFVALERGVRV
- the cofD gene encoding 2-phospho-L-lactate transferase, whose product is MVTFLAGGTGTPKLLDGVDAAFDPAAVTVVANTGDDVELGGHLVCPDLDTVLFQGGGVLDRETWWGIDGDTTATHDELGRLASAVDLEAGPRYLPPERQTEGRRLARWRRFSAVAEFMEIGDRDRAVHLTRTSLLDEGDTLTEVTRLLADAFDLDSTLLPMSDDPVATIVHTEAGAMHFQEYWVARRAAPTVVDVKFRGAETAEPTPEVLDALSDPVVIGPSNPVTSVGPIRALPGVDEALDATPVVAVSPFVEDEVFSGPAAELMRGVGRDPSTAGVAAAYPFVDAFVLDADDGTDLARPVVHTDTRIDDTDDARRVVSAVADALAEAP